The proteins below are encoded in one region of Fimbriimonadaceae bacterium:
- the kdpB gene encoding potassium-transporting ATPase subunit KdpB: MSLVKSKPIFDSALMSRAAADAFRKLDPRVQFKNPVMFVVWVGSMLTTGLWVYALNGRGEAAPGFILAIALWLWFTVLFSNFAEAMAEGRGKAQADALRKAKKDVPATRLQNGNSGKSAYSEETRFETVSASGLRKGDLVLVEAGHFIPGDGDIVEGVATVDESAITGESAPVVREAGGDRSAVTGGTRVLSDWIVVRISANPGESFLDRMIGMVEGAKRQKTPNEIALNILLAAMTIIFLLACATLLPFSIYAVQSAGKGSPITVTVLVALLVCLIPTTIGGLLSAIGIAGMDRLLRKNVIAMSGRAVEAAGDVDVLLLDKTGTITLGNRQAVAFAPAPGVSPEELADKAQLSSLADETPEGRSIVVLAKEKFGLRGREVSGEHFVPFTAQTRMSGVDLNGIMVRKGAQDAVKRWIEEQGGHFPSEVQATVDEIAKSGGTPLVVAEKNGAVPRVLGTIHLKDIVKGGIRERFHDLRQMGIKTVMITGDNPLTAAAIAAESGVDDFLAEATPEAKLKLIREYQQGGRLVAMTGDGTNDAPALAQADVAVAMNTGTQAAKEAGNMVDLDSNPTKLIEIVETGKQLLMTRGALTTFSIANDVAKYFAILPAAFVSVYPELAKLNVMGLKTPESAILSAVIFNALVIIALIPLALKGIRYRPVGAEQVLRQNLLIYGLGGLIVPFVGIKLIDLILGTFMR, translated from the coding sequence ATGTCTCTTGTCAAATCCAAACCCATTTTCGATTCTGCGCTCATGAGCCGGGCGGCGGCAGACGCCTTCCGAAAGCTCGATCCACGAGTTCAGTTTAAGAATCCTGTCATGTTCGTCGTCTGGGTTGGCTCCATGTTAACCACGGGGCTCTGGGTCTATGCCTTGAATGGCAGGGGTGAGGCGGCCCCGGGATTCATCCTCGCGATTGCCCTCTGGCTCTGGTTTACCGTGCTCTTTTCCAACTTCGCCGAGGCGATGGCGGAAGGGAGAGGCAAAGCCCAGGCAGATGCCCTTCGCAAGGCCAAGAAGGACGTGCCGGCGACGCGGCTCCAGAACGGCAACTCGGGCAAGTCGGCTTACTCAGAAGAAACGAGGTTTGAGACGGTGTCCGCCTCAGGTCTTAGGAAGGGAGACCTGGTCCTTGTCGAAGCGGGCCACTTCATTCCCGGCGACGGCGACATCGTCGAGGGCGTCGCCACCGTCGACGAATCCGCCATCACCGGCGAGTCCGCGCCGGTCGTCCGGGAAGCCGGCGGCGACCGGAGCGCGGTCACGGGCGGCACGAGGGTCCTAAGCGATTGGATCGTCGTGCGTATCTCGGCTAATCCCGGCGAGAGCTTCCTAGACCGCATGATCGGCATGGTCGAAGGCGCCAAGCGGCAGAAGACGCCGAACGAGATCGCGCTCAACATCCTGCTCGCGGCGATGACGATCATTTTCCTGCTCGCCTGCGCCACCTTGCTGCCCTTTTCCATTTATGCGGTACAGAGCGCGGGCAAGGGTTCGCCGATCACCGTGACCGTCCTTGTGGCCCTGCTCGTCTGCTTGATCCCCACCACGATCGGCGGCCTGCTCAGCGCGATCGGCATCGCGGGTATGGACCGCCTGCTTCGCAAGAATGTGATCGCAATGTCGGGCCGGGCGGTTGAGGCGGCAGGCGACGTGGATGTGCTGCTCCTCGATAAAACGGGCACGATCACGCTCGGCAACCGGCAGGCGGTGGCGTTTGCACCCGCGCCCGGAGTGAGTCCAGAAGAGCTTGCCGACAAGGCACAACTCTCATCGCTTGCCGATGAAACTCCCGAAGGTCGGAGCATTGTAGTGCTCGCAAAAGAGAAGTTCGGGCTTCGGGGCCGAGAAGTTAGCGGAGAGCACTTTGTGCCGTTCACCGCCCAAACGCGCATGTCTGGCGTCGACTTGAACGGTATTATGGTCCGCAAGGGCGCCCAGGACGCGGTCAAGCGCTGGATCGAAGAGCAAGGCGGGCACTTCCCGAGCGAGGTCCAGGCCACCGTCGACGAGATCGCCAAGTCCGGCGGAACTCCCCTCGTCGTCGCCGAGAAGAACGGCGCGGTGCCCCGAGTCCTTGGCACAATCCACCTCAAGGACATCGTTAAGGGTGGCATCCGTGAGAGGTTCCATGACCTGCGTCAGATGGGCATCAAGACGGTCATGATCACGGGCGATAACCCGCTCACTGCCGCCGCGATCGCCGCCGAATCGGGCGTGGATGATTTCCTCGCTGAAGCGACTCCGGAAGCTAAGCTCAAACTCATTCGCGAGTATCAGCAAGGCGGGCGGCTAGTGGCCATGACAGGCGACGGCACGAACGATGCCCCCGCGCTTGCCCAGGCCGATGTGGCGGTGGCGATGAACACTGGCACCCAGGCCGCCAAAGAGGCGGGCAACATGGTGGACCTGGACAGCAACCCCACCAAGTTGATCGAGATCGTAGAGACCGGCAAACAGCTGCTCATGACCCGAGGCGCCCTGACAACGTTCAGCATCGCCAACGACGTGGCAAAGTACTTCGCGATCCTGCCTGCGGCGTTCGTCTCGGTCTATCCCGAACTAGCAAAACTGAACGTCATGGGGCTCAAAACCCCTGAAAGTGCGATCCTCAGCGCGGTGATCTTCAACGCGCTCGTCATCATCGCGCTCATTCCGCTGGCTCTCAAGGGCATCCGTTATCGCCCTGTCGGGGCGGAGCAGGTGCTTCGCCAAAACTTGCTCATCTATGGGCTCGGCGGGCTGATCGTGCCGTTCGTGGGCATCAAGCTCATCGACCTCATTCTTGGAACCTTTATGCGATGA
- the kdpC gene encoding potassium-transporting ATPase subunit KdpC, with translation MKSFLHSLRMLLFFTVLCGVAYPLIITGVAQLTFPKQANGSLIVENGKVRGSSLIGQAFDAQKYFWGRPSATSPAYNASASSGSNFGPTSPALKEAIASRIKALRNADPSNDKPIPTDLVTTSGSGLDPHVSPAAAEFQVPRVARARGLAEDRVRQLVQNHTQGPRLGVLGEPVVNVLELNLALDREAAR, from the coding sequence ATGAAATCCTTCCTTCACTCTCTTCGAATGCTGCTCTTCTTCACTGTCTTGTGCGGTGTGGCTTATCCGCTGATCATCACGGGTGTTGCCCAACTCACCTTTCCGAAGCAAGCCAACGGCAGCTTGATCGTTGAAAATGGCAAGGTGCGCGGATCTTCTTTGATCGGCCAGGCCTTCGACGCCCAAAAATATTTCTGGGGCCGCCCGTCCGCAACGTCACCGGCTTACAACGCCTCAGCTTCTTCAGGCTCGAACTTTGGTCCAACGAGCCCAGCGCTCAAAGAGGCGATCGCATCGCGCATCAAGGCGCTTCGCAACGCCGATCCCAGCAATGACAAGCCCATTCCCACCGACCTGGTAACGACTTCGGGAAGTGGGCTCGACCCTCACGTCTCCCCAGCCGCCGCCGAATTCCAGGTGCCTCGCGTCGCCCGCGCAAGGGGCCTCGCGGAGGATCGCGTACGACAGCTTGTCCAGAATCACACACAAGGACCACGACTGGGGGTCCTTGGCGAACCGGTGGTCAACGTGCTCGAACTGAACCTCGCCCTGGACCGGGAGGCCGCTCGTTGA
- a CDS encoding sensor histidine kinase KdpD yields MSQHERPDPEALLKQLQVERAEAGGKGRLKVYLGMAAGVGKTYSMLADAQALKARGVDVVVGYLEPHGRRETEDLAEGLERLPLREIPHSGVVLTEFDTDAALQRKPELLLLDELAHTNAPGSRHAKRWQDAEELLRAGIDVYATVNVQHLESLNDVVAQITGIRVAETLPDSIIADAAEVELVDLPPEELIQRIREGKVYIPEKIEQALGGFFKKKHLTALRELALRKTAESVDRQVQVFREIEGAREPWHTTERILVCVAPNRMATRVVRAARRMADALHGEVLAVTVESPRQAKLGAEGRHLAYEGLRLAENLGAQTTVLSGDDIVKTVMEFARSKNVTTLIVGKPVRPKWKELLFGSFVDSMVRSSGDIDVHVITGPEETGTRLALTPAKQATDWRGWLFALAATGATTGLNAVLDPYLGDAGKVSLYLLGVAIVASRSSQSASFLASLLSVASFNFFFTEPRATFTVNDPQYWVVFLVMLVVGLMISVLTSRHKEQSQSESERAKRTSALYDLSRKLSSTRSRKELGAFAAEQIRNVFGCDVAVLVRSRKTSALFAAPPSRTGFESQPKEQAVAKWVVDHGKRAGKGTDTLPGSDGLYLPLTGGRGPVGVLGVRWDGGPEWDIGQLHLLETFANQLAVAIERTNLAKDSHESAIEAESERLRSTLLSSVSHDFRTPLAVISGAAEQLSERLEPGRDHELAESIAAEASRLERQVRNLLDMTRVRAGALKVTKEWQSIEELVGAALSRTDLLLAGHTIHVELPPDLPLLELDGVLVEQVFVNLFENAARHTPPGTNVWIKAWASNEAMRIEVANDGPSLEPGELATIFEKFSQGSQAHGGSGLGLAICRAIVEAHGGEITAVPAHPQGVRFIVSLPASRTAPEVPIG; encoded by the coding sequence GTGTCCCAGCATGAGCGACCCGACCCAGAAGCCCTCCTGAAGCAGCTTCAGGTCGAGCGGGCCGAAGCGGGCGGAAAGGGGCGTCTCAAGGTCTACCTCGGCATGGCGGCGGGGGTCGGCAAGACGTATTCCATGCTCGCCGACGCCCAGGCGCTCAAGGCGCGTGGCGTTGACGTGGTGGTCGGCTACTTGGAGCCCCATGGCAGAAGGGAAACTGAAGACCTCGCCGAGGGGCTGGAGCGCCTCCCCTTGAGAGAGATTCCCCACAGTGGCGTCGTGCTGACCGAGTTCGACACCGATGCCGCCCTCCAACGCAAGCCCGAGTTGCTTCTGCTCGATGAGTTAGCCCACACCAACGCCCCTGGCTCGCGCCACGCCAAGCGCTGGCAGGACGCGGAGGAGTTGCTCCGCGCCGGAATCGACGTTTACGCGACCGTGAACGTGCAGCACCTGGAGAGCCTGAACGACGTTGTCGCCCAGATCACGGGCATTCGCGTCGCGGAGACCCTCCCCGACTCGATCATCGCCGATGCCGCCGAGGTCGAGTTGGTCGACCTCCCGCCTGAGGAACTGATCCAGCGTATCCGCGAGGGCAAGGTCTATATCCCCGAGAAGATTGAACAAGCGCTCGGGGGGTTCTTCAAGAAGAAACACTTGACGGCTCTACGCGAGCTCGCCTTGCGCAAGACGGCCGAGAGTGTGGATCGCCAGGTGCAGGTGTTCCGCGAGATCGAGGGGGCCCGGGAGCCCTGGCATACGACCGAGCGCATTCTCGTCTGCGTCGCCCCCAACCGAATGGCCACGCGGGTCGTGCGAGCCGCGCGCCGCATGGCCGACGCGCTCCACGGTGAGGTGTTGGCCGTCACCGTCGAGAGCCCTCGCCAGGCAAAGCTCGGGGCGGAGGGCCGCCACCTCGCCTACGAGGGCCTGCGCCTGGCCGAGAACCTGGGGGCCCAAACCACCGTGCTCTCGGGCGACGACATTGTCAAGACGGTCATGGAGTTCGCGAGATCGAAGAACGTGACGACATTGATCGTTGGCAAGCCCGTGCGCCCGAAGTGGAAAGAGCTCTTGTTCGGGTCGTTCGTCGACTCCATGGTCCGTTCCAGCGGGGATATCGACGTACACGTTATCACGGGGCCAGAGGAGACGGGGACCAGGCTCGCCTTGACTCCGGCGAAGCAGGCCACTGATTGGAGGGGATGGCTTTTTGCACTTGCCGCCACCGGCGCCACCACCGGCTTGAACGCCGTTCTCGACCCCTACTTGGGGGATGCAGGAAAGGTCTCGCTCTATCTACTCGGTGTGGCAATTGTGGCGAGCCGAAGCTCACAGTCCGCTTCCTTTCTTGCCTCGCTCTTGTCAGTCGCCTCGTTCAACTTCTTCTTCACGGAACCCCGCGCGACGTTCACCGTGAACGACCCGCAGTACTGGGTCGTGTTCCTCGTCATGCTCGTGGTGGGACTCATGATCAGCGTTCTCACGAGCCGCCACAAGGAGCAGAGCCAAAGTGAATCGGAACGGGCGAAGCGGACCTCCGCGCTCTATGACTTGAGCCGCAAGCTTTCCAGCACGCGCAGCCGAAAGGAGCTGGGGGCGTTTGCGGCAGAGCAGATACGGAACGTGTTCGGCTGCGACGTCGCCGTGCTCGTCCGCTCCCGCAAGACCAGTGCCCTGTTCGCCGCACCGCCGTCTCGCACGGGTTTCGAAAGCCAGCCGAAAGAACAAGCCGTGGCCAAGTGGGTTGTGGACCACGGGAAGAGGGCCGGCAAGGGAACGGACACCCTCCCCGGTTCCGACGGCCTTTACTTGCCCTTAACCGGAGGACGGGGCCCCGTCGGCGTTCTCGGAGTTCGATGGGACGGGGGGCCGGAATGGGATATCGGACAGCTTCACCTGCTAGAGACTTTTGCCAACCAACTCGCCGTGGCGATCGAACGCACGAACCTTGCCAAAGACTCGCACGAGTCGGCTATCGAAGCGGAGAGCGAGCGGTTGCGCAGCACCCTCCTCAGCTCTGTCTCCCACGACTTCCGAACGCCGCTCGCGGTCATCTCCGGAGCCGCCGAACAGCTCAGCGAGCGGCTCGAGCCGGGCCGAGACCATGAGCTCGCAGAATCGATCGCGGCGGAAGCATCGCGTTTGGAAAGGCAGGTGCGCAATCTCTTGGACATGACTCGCGTTCGGGCGGGAGCTCTCAAGGTCACGAAGGAGTGGCAGTCCATCGAAGAGTTGGTCGGAGCGGCGCTATCCAGGACGGACTTGTTGCTGGCCGGGCACACGATCCATGTCGAGCTGCCGCCCGACCTCCCCCTCCTCGAACTCGACGGAGTCCTCGTCGAGCAGGTCTTCGTCAACCTTTTCGAAAACGCGGCGCGGCATACCCCGCCCGGCACGAACGTCTGGATCAAGGCGTGGGCAAGCAACGAGGCGATGCGTATCGAGGTCGCCAATGACGGCCCGTCGCTAGAGCCGGGCGAGCTGGCGACGATCTTTGAGAAGTTCAGCCAGGGCTCCCAGGCCCATGGAGGCTCGGGACTGGGGCTCGCGATCTGCCGGGCGATCGTAGAAGCGCACGGAGGCGAGATCACGGCCGTACCGGCACATCCCCAAGGAGTCCGCTTCATCGTCTCGCTGCCCGCTTCCCGAACCGCCCCGGAGGTTCCGATTGGTTGA
- a CDS encoding response regulator yields the protein MVEPIRIVVIEDEPAITRLIRSGYGKGEVEVLDAVTGEDGIQLVAKTNPAVVLLDLGLPDIDGQEVCRRLREWTQVPIIVLSARGQESDKVRALDNGADDYMTKPFGSNELQARIRAALRHSSRARQADPEPVFESGPLQIDLQTRIVRLNGQEIRLTPIEYKLLATLVRHAGMVLTHKQLLEEVWGPAYVDELHYLRVYMGQLRHKLESDPARPKLIRTESGIGYRLLVES from the coding sequence TTGGTTGAGCCGATCCGCATCGTCGTCATCGAGGACGAGCCCGCCATCACGAGGCTGATCCGCTCTGGCTACGGCAAGGGCGAGGTTGAAGTGCTGGATGCGGTCACGGGCGAAGATGGAATCCAACTCGTCGCCAAAACGAACCCAGCTGTTGTGCTACTCGACCTCGGTCTGCCCGACATCGATGGGCAAGAGGTCTGCAGACGGCTGCGAGAGTGGACCCAGGTGCCAATCATCGTCCTGTCAGCTCGCGGACAAGAGAGCGACAAGGTTCGGGCGCTTGACAACGGCGCGGACGACTACATGACCAAGCCGTTTGGCTCGAACGAGCTTCAGGCCCGGATTCGGGCGGCATTGCGACACTCCTCGCGAGCACGCCAGGCAGATCCAGAGCCAGTTTTCGAATCCGGTCCGCTCCAAATCGACCTTCAGACGAGAATCGTCAGGCTGAACGGCCAAGAGATCCGTCTCACTCCGATTGAGTACAAGCTCCTGGCGACGCTCGTCCGCCATGCCGGAATGGTCTTGACCCACAAGCAGCTCCTTGAGGAGGTCTGGGGCCCGGCCTACGTCGACGAGCTCCACTACCTCCGCGTCTATATGGGCCAGCTCAGACATAAGCTTGAGTCAGATCCGGCACGACCAAAGCTGATCAGGACAGAGAGCGGGATTGGATATCGACTCTTGGTTGAGAGCTAA
- the lspA gene encoding signal peptidase II translates to MKRGPLVFLTSAIALLIIDQMVKFWARESVNWVEGTSILALWPGVFELKLVFNEGVAFGLFQGAGIYLAPIALLITGAAAYYSFRHATEPMIVHLTAALLASGAVGNLIDRIFMGKVTDLFWIRAINFPVFNVADVCITLAGALLLVGGIRETMTKKHADEGATAEASQP, encoded by the coding sequence ATGAAGCGGGGCCCCCTAGTCTTCCTCACGTCGGCGATCGCTCTCCTCATCATCGACCAGATGGTTAAGTTTTGGGCCCGAGAATCGGTGAACTGGGTCGAAGGGACGAGCATCCTCGCCCTGTGGCCCGGGGTCTTTGAACTCAAGTTGGTCTTCAACGAGGGGGTGGCCTTCGGCCTGTTCCAAGGCGCGGGGATCTACCTCGCCCCCATCGCGCTTCTCATCACGGGCGCCGCGGCCTACTACAGTTTCCGCCATGCGACGGAGCCGATGATCGTCCACCTCACCGCGGCACTCCTCGCGAGCGGGGCCGTGGGCAACCTCATTGACCGTATTTTTATGGGGAAAGTGACCGACCTCTTTTGGATCCGGGCCATCAACTTCCCCGTTTTCAACGTGGCCGATGTGTGCATCACGCTGGCCGGCGCCCTTCTGCTGGTGGGCGGAATCCGCGAGACGATGACCAAGAAACACGCCGATGAGGGCGCAACCGCCGAAGCCTCGCAGCCGTAA
- the ileS gene encoding isoleucine--tRNA ligase, which translates to MDLKATLNLPDPDFGIPMRADLPSREPEIQARWVEIGLYHRVVEARAGRPTFVLHDGPPYTNSPIHLGTALNKLLKDFVVKSRSMMGFQCPYVPGYDNHGLPIEQAVTKKLAEQGLTPDLAELRRACREHAAKYVAVQTQQFSRLGILGQWEAPYTTMDYGFESEVVRVFRRMVEKGYVYRGLRPVMWSPTSRTALADTEIVYQNVVSKSIHVRFPLREDYEGSLFAGLENVSAVIWTTTPWTIPANLALAFHPKLEYVVVKVAEDNFIVLKELLPKLSEELGWEGHHVVKSFLGEEVEGVLFRHPVFGRDSVAVLADYVTTEDGTGIVHTAPGHGREDFQTGVKYGLPILCPVDEKGVLTEEAGEFAGNFYKKSDSVVVERLQEVGALLKVADYHHSYPHAERDGQPVIFRATEQWFISIDHENLRQRMLDEVDHKVEWHPQSGHARFRAMMAGRPDWCVSRQRPWGVGIPVFYGAASGEPVLDPEAIEAVAELVEREGSDAWYVRTPEEILPPGYQHPETGETEFRKETDVFDVWFDSGSTSQAVLKSQTHSEWRQPWPADIYFEGSDQHRGWFNVSMILGVALEGQSPYRICATHGFVTDEKGVKMSKRLGNSIDPVDVCERFGADVLRTWAASVNYHDDVPCSEALLKVAGETYRRFRNTMRFLLMNLYDYEGGAEPTDPLDRWAVTATDLLVKKVHSRYRGFEFHHALREMHDFCASELSAFYLDAIKDRMYCDGPDWPSRRSSQAACQAVLVRLVKLVSTVLPHTAEEVYAKIPALDRRESVHMDVLTEADDSSLQEAASAPFHQAVDWFLAEYRNQVLSSLETWRKETGVKDPKAVLATLPQPSAEAAAHLETLTPLLPIFLKIAAVRFSAGVDAPQFELTDWRECARSRLVRQDVEEVVFDGETINLTARDRKVLGL; encoded by the coding sequence ATGGACCTCAAGGCGACCTTGAACCTACCTGACCCCGACTTTGGCATCCCGATGCGTGCAGACCTGCCCTCGCGCGAGCCGGAAATTCAGGCGCGGTGGGTGGAAATCGGTCTTTACCACCGGGTCGTGGAGGCGCGCGCGGGGAGGCCGACCTTTGTGCTGCACGACGGCCCGCCCTATACGAACAGTCCGATCCACCTTGGCACCGCGCTCAACAAGCTGCTGAAGGACTTCGTGGTGAAATCGCGGTCGATGATGGGCTTCCAGTGCCCGTACGTCCCTGGCTATGACAACCACGGCCTTCCGATCGAGCAGGCCGTGACCAAGAAGCTCGCGGAACAGGGGCTCACCCCCGACCTCGCCGAGCTTCGCCGCGCGTGCCGGGAGCACGCCGCCAAATATGTCGCGGTCCAGACCCAGCAGTTCAGCCGCCTCGGCATCCTCGGCCAGTGGGAGGCGCCCTACACGACCATGGACTATGGCTTTGAGTCCGAGGTCGTCCGCGTTTTCCGCCGTATGGTGGAGAAGGGGTATGTCTACCGAGGGCTGCGGCCCGTGATGTGGTCGCCCACCTCGCGCACGGCGCTCGCCGATACGGAGATCGTTTACCAGAACGTGGTGAGCAAATCCATCCACGTCCGGTTTCCATTGCGCGAAGACTACGAAGGGAGCCTTTTCGCCGGCTTGGAGAACGTGTCGGCCGTAATCTGGACGACGACGCCATGGACCATTCCCGCGAACCTGGCGCTGGCTTTCCACCCGAAGCTGGAGTACGTCGTCGTGAAGGTCGCGGAGGACAACTTCATCGTCCTCAAGGAACTGCTCCCCAAATTGAGCGAGGAACTGGGCTGGGAGGGCCACCATGTGGTTAAATCCTTCCTCGGCGAGGAGGTCGAAGGCGTCCTCTTCAGGCACCCCGTCTTTGGGCGCGACTCGGTCGCCGTCCTTGCGGATTACGTGACCACCGAGGACGGCACCGGCATCGTCCACACCGCTCCCGGCCACGGCCGCGAGGACTTCCAGACCGGGGTGAAATACGGCCTGCCGATCCTTTGCCCGGTGGACGAGAAGGGCGTCCTGACGGAAGAGGCGGGCGAGTTCGCCGGCAACTTCTACAAGAAGTCCGACTCGGTGGTCGTAGAGCGGCTGCAAGAAGTCGGCGCGTTGCTCAAAGTGGCCGACTACCACCACTCTTATCCCCATGCGGAGCGCGACGGCCAACCGGTGATTTTCCGCGCCACTGAGCAATGGTTCATCTCGATCGACCACGAGAACTTGCGGCAACGCATGCTCGACGAAGTCGACCATAAGGTGGAATGGCACCCGCAGTCAGGCCACGCGCGCTTCCGCGCGATGATGGCGGGGCGTCCGGATTGGTGCGTCAGCCGCCAGCGCCCCTGGGGGGTCGGCATCCCCGTCTTCTATGGCGCGGCGTCCGGCGAGCCCGTCCTGGATCCCGAAGCCATCGAGGCGGTCGCCGAATTAGTGGAGCGCGAGGGGTCCGACGCTTGGTACGTCCGCACGCCAGAAGAGATCCTTCCCCCTGGCTACCAGCATCCCGAGACAGGCGAGACGGAGTTCCGCAAGGAGACCGACGTCTTCGACGTCTGGTTTGACAGCGGCTCGACGAGCCAGGCCGTGCTTAAGAGCCAGACCCATTCCGAATGGCGGCAGCCCTGGCCCGCCGACATCTATTTCGAGGGTTCGGACCAGCACCGCGGCTGGTTCAACGTTTCCATGATCCTAGGCGTCGCGCTCGAGGGGCAGAGCCCATACCGGATCTGCGCCACGCACGGCTTCGTGACCGACGAGAAGGGGGTCAAGATGTCCAAACGCCTGGGCAATTCGATCGACCCGGTCGACGTTTGCGAGAGGTTCGGCGCGGACGTTCTTCGCACCTGGGCGGCAAGCGTGAACTACCACGACGACGTCCCTTGTAGCGAGGCCCTGCTGAAGGTGGCGGGAGAGACCTACCGCCGGTTCCGCAACACGATGCGGTTCCTGCTCATGAACCTCTACGACTATGAGGGGGGTGCGGAGCCGACGGATCCCCTCGACCGTTGGGCCGTCACCGCGACCGACCTTTTGGTGAAGAAAGTCCATTCGCGGTACCGTGGTTTCGAGTTCCACCACGCATTGCGCGAGATGCACGACTTTTGCGCGTCGGAACTTTCCGCCTTCTACTTGGACGCGATCAAGGACCGGATGTACTGCGACGGGCCTGACTGGCCATCTCGGCGCAGTTCGCAAGCCGCCTGCCAGGCGGTCCTCGTCCGTCTGGTGAAGCTGGTTTCCACCGTGCTCCCGCACACGGCGGAGGAGGTTTACGCCAAGATCCCCGCGCTCGACCGGAGGGAATCCGTCCATATGGACGTCCTCACCGAGGCCGACGACTCCTCCTTGCAGGAAGCGGCGTCGGCCCCGTTCCACCAAGCGGTGGATTGGTTCCTAGCAGAATATCGCAACCAGGTGCTCTCCTCGCTAGAGACTTGGCGCAAAGAGACAGGCGTGAAGGATCCGAAGGCCGTTCTCGCCACGCTCCCCCAACCGAGCGCCGAAGCCGCGGCGCATCTTGAGACGCTCACGCCCTTGCTACCGATCTTCCTCAAGATCGCGGCCGTCCGATTCTCGGCGGGCGTCGACGCTCCCCAATTCGAACTCACCGACTGGCGCGAATGCGCCCGAAGCCGCCTCGTGCGGCAGGACGTAGAGGAAGTCGTGTTCGACGGCGAAACGATCAACCTCACCGCAAGGGACCGCAAGGTGCTCGGTCTATGA
- a CDS encoding sigma-70 family RNA polymerase sigma factor translates to MDVAIATKRDEFQALLEPVAAVAYKVAYNLTRNEEDAMDLVQDSTVSAFRAFDTFQKGTNFRAWFLKILTNRFFKTRSRGRVETTPIDEAEDVYLYKMSQQHGLLGNEDDPARLVLDRMDVEAVGEAMQRLPVEFRAAATLYFLNDFTYEQIAEMLEIPVGTVRSRLHRGRKLMQKVLWDIARERGIVDGEAPEATHA, encoded by the coding sequence ATGGACGTCGCCATCGCCACCAAGCGGGACGAGTTCCAAGCCCTGCTTGAGCCCGTCGCGGCGGTGGCCTATAAGGTCGCCTATAATCTGACGAGGAACGAGGAGGACGCCATGGATCTGGTGCAGGACTCGACCGTCTCCGCCTTTCGGGCTTTTGACACCTTCCAGAAGGGCACGAACTTCCGGGCCTGGTTCCTGAAAATCCTGACCAACCGGTTCTTCAAGACCCGGTCGCGGGGGCGGGTGGAGACCACCCCGATCGATGAGGCGGAAGACGTCTACCTCTACAAGATGTCCCAGCAGCACGGCCTGCTCGGGAACGAGGACGACCCGGCCCGCCTTGTGCTGGATAGGATGGACGTTGAGGCAGTGGGCGAGGCGATGCAGCGTTTGCCCGTGGAGTTTCGGGCGGCGGCCACGCTGTACTTCCTCAACGACTTCACCTATGAGCAAATCGCTGAGATGTTGGAGATCCCGGTGGGCACCGTGCGGTCGCGCCTGCACCGGGGCCGCAAGCTGATGCAGAAAGTTCTCTGGGACATCGCGCGGGAGCGCGGTATTGTGGACGGGGAAGCACCGGAGGCCACCCATGCCTGA
- a CDS encoding zf-HC2 domain-containing protein produces MPEPMDCREAFEKLQDYIDRELCAEEYEAVRAHLERCPPCKDEFVFEGSVLRCLKEKLAEMQVPEDLMARLCQCLEKEG; encoded by the coding sequence ATGCCTGAGCCCATGGACTGCCGGGAGGCCTTCGAGAAGCTGCAGGACTACATCGACCGCGAGCTTTGCGCCGAGGAGTACGAGGCCGTCCGCGCCCATCTGGAGCGGTGCCCGCCCTGCAAGGACGAGTTCGTCTTCGAGGGGTCGGTCCTTCGTTGTCTGAAGGAGAAGCTGGCCGAGATGCAGGTCCCGGAAGACCTGATGGCCCGGCTCTGCCAATGCCTTGAGAAAGAGGGCTAG